The DNA segment ATGAGCTTTCGCCTTATCTACAGACTCCGACAAACTCGGACCAGGAAAACAGCCAAAGTCAAACCCTTTATAATCGCCCAGATAGCTGGATTCACACTTGATCTGCCAAGATTTTACCGGATCGATCGGGCTTGGAGCGCACTCTCGGGGAATTCCATTGTTTTCAGCGTAATAAGCAGTGCAACTAACAAAACAAGAAGGTGGCGGTGCATTCACGCCTGGTGGTTCCGAGTTCGAGATTCCCACTTTTTGATTTGTAGATTGTAAAGTCTGTCCATTCGCAGATTCTTTTTCTGTTGTCTGCCCTGGAACCGCTTCTTGCTGCACTAAAGCTAGAGTCAGATTTGAGTTTGAATTTTTGTTTCCCTCTTCCCGATTTTCAAAACAACCCGTTAAGATACAAGTAAACACAACAACTAACGTTATCATGCTTCGCTGAAATAGATTCATATTTTCTCCTATTGAATTGAATGAATCAGTACCCATAACCCAGCTTGAGGTAAACAACAAAATGACACATTTGATTAAATTATGATTTGTACGCAAAACTTATCATGTAAATGACAACTTTTATTTTTAAAACATAAAACGATTGTGTAGAATTTTAGAATATTTCAGGACCAGAGACAACTTTATATCCAAGGGAAATCTTCACAGACGATGAAAACAAACCACTTGCTTGTCTTTCACATAGAAAACATTTTCTCAAACTCATATATCGAGTTTTTCGTTCCGATTTTTAACACGGCCTTGTTTATTTTATCAAAAGAATACTGATTCGAAACTTTGAGCACACTTCGAACAACTAGTAAAACAAGAAGGTTCTGCAAAAGATAAGCGAAGTAAAATGGATTTTTTACTTGAAGAACTATGAATCTATGCTTAAGAAAAATTATCAAGAATCGGGATTCGTTTTAAAGAAAGCTACTCACACAAGACTGATGACCCTGCCAAAAGCTTTTTTGACAGGGTTACCTATCATTTTGCTTTTTCTAAAACCCAATCTCCGATTTTTCCAGTAACGACATCTGCGTGTTTCAACCAACCCAAATGACCGATAAAATCAACCCCTTCCTTTTTTGGGTCTACATAAAATCTCGTAATATCCGCGGAACCTATTTTTTTTAGAATCGCTTCGACCGGATTTTTAGGAGCATAGGTATCGTCCGAAAAAGAAATAGACAACACAGGACAAGCAATCGATGCAAATGCACTTTCAAGACTTTTTCCTTCCGAATCTCTAAACATACCGGTGATTCCAACCCTTGACCAATCCTTCATCACACGTTTGGCATTACGCCCCATCACTTTCAGTCGATCTCCCGGAAAATGACCGACCAAAGAAGACACAATCCAGCTAAAACAATAGAACACGGCATACAAAAGAAAATAAGGGAATGGGAAGTGTTTAAAAAACGGAGTGCAGGTTGCGACTAAAATCAGTCCTTCCGTTTCTTGGGGAAACATTCCGCTATAGATCGAACTCAACTGTCCCCCGAGACTGTGTCCGATCAAAATCGGTTTTTTATTCGGATGTTTGGATCGGATCGCTTGAACGATCGCCGGCCAATCCTTATAAATCAGATCGCTATAACCGAAATCATTCTTCCGAGAAGGCAACGGTCCGCTATCACCGGAACCTCTTAAATCGACTACGTAAACTATATTTCCGGTCTGCGCCAATTGGATCGCAACCTTAACATAAAATTTTCCAGGGACTCCCATCGCCGGAAATAAAATTAAAGGACTCCTATCGTCGGAACCGTTCATAAGGAATGAATGAACCGCTAAACGTTGCGAATTCCCGCTCTCGACGAAAAATTTATTTTTTTCCACTTTCATTTCTAAGAACCTCAGTTCGAGTATAACATATGATTCTAAGGTTCGTCGCCTCAGATCATGATTTGAGACCAGGATGAACGACTTTTTAATATTCGGAATTTTTTTCGGAGGCTTTCTAGCGTTAGGCGCATCCGCCGGCCAACTTGTTACGGAAAACAAAGATCCTCGTAAATATCTTTTATCGGCGCTCATGTTTTGCACCGGAGTATGGCAAATTTATCTTGGAACACTTTATTACGGAGTTTTAGAAGGCAGAGGCGCCTTTTTTAAAATGTCCCATCTACCTCTTGCGTTTTGTGTGGGTCCCTTTTTGTATCTTTTTTTAAGAGAGATCGTTGATCCAAAATTGCGATTCGAGAAAAAATCCTGGATTCATCTAATTCCGGCTCTAATCATTCTTTTATTTTTAATTCCTCTTCAATTTGAAGACCTTCCTACAAAGATACAATTGGAGTCTTTTTCTCACGATCTATTTCAGGATATAAAATCCTTTCCGAAGTTGATTCATAAAGACGGAGGTTTGAATCTTTATCTGTATGCGGTCGCATGGCTGATTCCTTTTCCAAAGATTTCGCTGATGACCTACTCCGGAATGCTTATCTATTCCATTCTTAAATTTTGGAATCGAAAGGATTCGATATGGCTGAGAATGAGATTACCCGTTATGATTTGCCTATTTTTGATTCTCATCGCTTCCTTTAACGCGTGGATCGATCATTTTTTGGCAGGAGAAACCTATCTTAAACTGGCAGGTTTTGTAGCCAGCGCATGCGTATTCGTCCTCTATCTATTGGATCGAAGATACTTTGAACCTTTGAGAATCAGAAATAAAACCAGAGAATACAAACATTCCAGAATCAAAAGTCTGGATAAACGTTCTCTACGCGACGCGATACTGATTTTGATGGATACGGAAAAATTGTTTCTTACGGAGGATCTGAGCTTGCAAATGTTGTCTCACGAGCTTTCGGAGAACGGTTTCGAAATCAATCCTTCCCAACTGTCCGAGTTTATCAACGGGGAATTCGACAAAAACTACAATCAATTTTTAAACGAATATAGAATCGAAGAGGCGTGTATTATGCTGTTAGCAGAACCAAAACGATCGATTCTCTCGATAGCCTTAGCGGCCGGCTTTAATTCGAAGTCGACGTTCAATCGAGTTTTTAAACAAATCCGAAAGATCACCCCCTTAGAACACAGAGAAACGAATCAGAGAACATAAACGATTGAGTCGTTTTATTTTTTCATTTGGCCGCAGATCTTCACCCAAAATTTCCATTTGAATCTCATACATTTCGATCATCTTGGACCATGGATTCAAAAGAAGGTGATCTACCTTTTCTTTTCGTGTAAGGTTCTGATCTTTATCTCAAGAACTTTTATCTTTTCCTTCCACCCATTCTTCATCGTAGTTTTTCGTTTCAAACGTAATCCTGGATTTTAAATTTCGTTCGCCTTTATATTTCCGATCCTGCGGATGTTCTTCCCACCAAAGTTTCGCTCTTTCCGAAAACTTTTCCCTTCTTAAATCCATGTGCGGATGCGACTGAAAGTATTCGCCGATCAGTTTCGCTTTTTTTGTACCAAGCTCCGGAGAATATTCCTCCAGTCTTTGAAACGCCAAGCCAACTCCACCCGGATCATACGCAGTATTCAAAATGAGTTCGTATGCGTATTCGTCGGCTTCGTCTTCCTGGGTTTTATTATAAGAATGTCTGGTCATAAATTGAAACGCAAAGTCCACCAATTTTCCAAGAGTGTCCGTCCCGATCTTTTTTGCCAGAAGTTCGAAACGAATTCCGTCCATACAATGTGATTTTTCTATATGACCGATCTCATGTGCAAGAACCGAAGTCAACTCATGCTCGGACTTAAGGGTATTTAACAGTCCTCTTGTTACAAAAATGACCCCACCCGGAAGCGCAAACGCATTTGGAGAACCTTCTTCCATGATATAAACAGTATAATTAAATGGTTTTTGTTTATACACGGTAAGATTTACGATCAATTGATTGAGATAATCGTAATCCTTATCACCCGGGTTGTTGAGTTCTGAAAACCTTTCTCTGATCGCATTCCCGTATTCCTTTTCATCCAAAGAATCGATCGACAATACCTTTGTAAGAGCGCGATTCATCGTACGAATCGGCTTTCCTAAAATTTGATAAAAGGGCGCTAACGTGGAAGATCGTTCTGTTTGAATCTGTTCCTTATACAAAAGAAACATCAATGAACTTCCAAAAATCAAAATTCCGATAAAAAAAATCAATCGTTTCATTTAAAACCGGTCCCGGTATTTATTATAAATCGTATTCATCAAAAGCAAAATGCTACCCACCCCCAAAAACACAACGGCTTTGAGAATCGTTCCAGAAGAGGAAAGATCGTGAAAAATCAACCTCCCCACACAGAACAAAAGCAATCCAAGAGAAATATTTCTAAACCAAGATTCTTTTAAAAATAATCCGAGTAGAAAAATCAAAAATGCAAGAGTCGCCCAAAGCAAAGTCAACACCGCGCTGGAAAAAGACCAATAAAGAAACAAAAAAATCCCTATAAAGAAAGGATAATATACAATCCTATTTAAATAGACTCCGGTTTGATTGCTGATTCCCTTTAAAAATCCCAAACCTCTTGGAAAGGAAATTTCCTCTCTTCCGTAACCTCTGTATGCCCTATAAACGAATAAAAATAAAAGAAGAATGGTAACAACACCCGGAATCCATTTTGCATGCATCCAATACATAACCGGATTGTCTTCGGTCGAAACGATAAAGGTAAGATAAAAACAAGATGAAAGATGAAATAAAATTCCATACCATCTAAATCTGGATAGGGTTTCTTTTTTTCGAATTCCGAGTTCCAATACCCCGAGAGCCGCCGCTGCAAATACAACGCTAATCCAGGAATCGCTTACGATAGAATAAGATACCAATCCTAAAAAGACAAGACAACCTTCCGATAACAAAGGGTGAACGGTTTTCCAAAAAGAAACGGTTTCCGTTTCTTGAATGTTCGAAGTTGCCCAATAAATCCAGACGGTAATTCCAAACAAGGCCGTCCATGTTGAAGCCGACAAAAATTCAAAATACAAATAAGAAGATTGTAAATCCACATAAACGTAATGAATCGTAAACGCAATCAAACCGAACCAGGATGCTCGTTTTAAAAAGTCGGATAAAATCGCAGAAGACAAGGATCCGCTTTTTCTGTTAAACAAACGACCTAATTCTAAAAATAAAATGGATAAAAGCGCCCAAGACGGGCCGACGATCAAATTGGAAATCGGAGAAAGTATATCCTTTGTATAAACGTAAACGCTCGCTACAATTCCGAACACTCCTAAATATCCGGGCAAAAGGTTATAGAATTTTTGAAAGAGAAACAACGGCGCTTTCCAAAGTTTCGTCCAACCGATCAAAGAAGTTTCCAAACCTTGCAAACTCAATCTTGGAAATACAAAGAAAATCGAAACGAGTTGAATTAGAACAGATCCGATTTGAAAACTTCTTTCCTTCCAAGGAAATTCTACTTGAGAAACAAAGATAGCCGATTCCCCGCCCATAAAAATTTCAACGTTCGTTGCGATAAAGAAAAAATAAACATAGAGTGAAAATCGTTCGGTCTTGAGCGTCTTGCTTCTGGATAAAAAGAACAACAATAACGTAAAGATAGACATCACAAAGGATAAAATTGTCTCCGGGGTTTCGGTATAGATTCCGATCAACACCATGAGAATCACGAGCTCCCAAAAAAGAGGTTGCGCCGATTTGAGCCAACCAAGTTCTGAAAATTCCTCCTCGGGAAAAAGAACCCAATAAAGAAATAAAAGGACCGCGAGTATTGAAATCCAGAATCGCACGGGAATTCCGAATAGAATCGAAAACGATTGAAATTCAACGCTGAAATGCCGGAACAAAAACAAACACGACAATACAAACGATAAGATATAAAACGAAGTAAATAGTTTTTGATTTCCGGAGGGATTCGCATTTTCCCTTTTACGGATCCATTTGCCGAGCTCCAGATATAAAAGGGAAAGAAGAATCGAAAACGAACCAAACAACAAGGTACTCTGCAAATTCAAATAAAAGTATGCAGTAAAAACAAGATGTGTTGTAAAGCCAAAGACTCCCGGCCAATAGAGCGGTTTTTTATTTTTAAGAATATTACAATTCCCTAAATAAACTAAAAAAGGCAAAATCCACGGAAGTGATAAAATAAGGACCTGCTCCGGATTTTCATACGTTCCGTAACGGACGGATTCCCAAAGAGTAAAGGTCACCAAAGGAGCCAATATAAAAATGGAAGAGATCAACCTTCGCGAAGAAAGTTTTTCCCTAAAGACGAGCAATGCGCTTAATAAAACGGAGGGAATCCAAATTCCATACGTCTCGTTTGAAAAAAACAGATATAAGGAAAACAATCCTCCGCCTGCCAACAAACCCATCGCAGTGAGAAGCAACGAAATCAAAGAAAATTTTTCCTGAGCAATCGGAAATTTTTTTTCCAAAATTCCGATAAAACCGATCAAAGCGAGAATCAATCCGCCGTAACCGATCTGAGTGACAAGCGCGCTCGGAATTACGATTCCAGGATTCGAAGATTGAAAAAATTCTTTGTAAGAAAAGAAAATCAAAATTCCAAAGACAATCATTGTAAGTGTGAGAGAAACTTTTTCTAGAAATCTGCTTTCCTCCCGAAAACAGATCCAGGAAAAAATCAAAATCTCAAGCGCCAAAATCGCAAGGATAGAAAGATTCCCCAAGCTCCAAAGATGCAAAGAAAAAACTCCGAGTACGATCAAGGATTGAGATACGAGCCGATCTGTATAAAAAAGCCAGGAAATCTCTTTTCGTTTTGCAGTATGAGAAAGAAACCAAACGATTCCCGCGGACAAAAATAGGACGAACGTACTCAGTCTCGATTGTTGAGAATAGTGGATCAAACTAATCCCCAAATAGGACCAGTTGAGAAGATGACTGACCAGCGGGAACCATTCGAACTCTTTTTTTCGATACAATGTTTCCCTATAATGAACGAGCAACGCTCCACAAAACACGGTAAGAATGCATAAAATTGGAAAAATAATTTCAGTTCCCAAAGGTTTTATTTCGGAAAAAATATGACGATGCCAGTATAAATGCGCTGCGAAAAATCCGGTGCTGACGATAAGAAGATGCAGCTGTCTGCGTTCCCTATAATTCCAAACAACACCGGGAAGACAGATCAGAGCAATGACGCCTAACGTGATTCCGGATCCTTCCGGAATTCCGATCGCCACCAAACCAAGAATCGTATGCAAAGAAGCGAATGTTTCGTTTTTAGAATAATAACCCGTAAATAGGTTGAGGCCGATTCCCAAAGTCAAAACCGCAAGCGCGGCATAGTAATTTTCCAACCATTTCAACGTCTCGATATAACCGCTTCCTAAGGCGACAAATAAAAACACCGCAGAGGCGCCGCTTTTTAAGGCAAGCGATACGGTTTTAAACTCCGGTTTTTTACCAAGCCAAAATGCTAAACCGAATAGAACCGCTGCGAACCCCAATACAAGCAGACAACGAAAAATCGCAGAAAGGATAAACAAAGCATAAATTCCCAGAAAGCTGATTCCAGCGACGAGAATGACAGCACCCAATATTCCCGTCCAATTTTCGGAAAGAGGTTTTTCAATTTTTTTCCACAATTGAAAAACTAGACCGGGCTCTCTCGGCGGGGCAACGGGTTTTGGAGCCTCCAGTGGTTTCAAAGAAGTTGAGCGAACTTCCGTCTTGGATTCGGCCGTTATATTTTTTGCATGAACCGAGGTTTTGGATTCCGTTTTGACAGTGATCGATTCCGGTTTTACAGGGATCGGCGGATCGACGATCGGGATCGCGGATTTCTGCCGTTGCTGTTCGGGAAATGATTCGCTCGTAAATGTTTTTGTATCTTGGAGCGTTTCTTTTTTAAGAAACGATTCTAAAACATGAATGCGTTTTTCGAGCGCCTCAACATTTCTCCTTAAACGTTTCGATTGAAAAAACGTATAAAGACTAAAAAGAAACAGTGCGAATAGATAAAATAGATCCAAGTGATTTCACTCCGGAAAAGATAGTCAGGGTCTAATGTTTTTTAGTCAAATCACAATCTATGATAAAATGAGATTCTAATCAGATCCCGTTTTCTAAAAAGGCAAAAGAGCTTTCATAGGAATGGTCGCATTCGGCAGCCACATCAAAATTCCGATTCCGAAAATCAAAAGCAACAAAACCAATTTTCGTTTTGAAACGGGAGAGCCACTTTCTTTCTCTTTTCTCACATACCAGAAAATGCAAGCAAAACTGAATAAAAATTCGATGAGAATCGCGCCGTGAGGAAAATGAGAATAAGAATTTAACGAAACGACGGAAGAATCTTCGCCCAACAACTGATGTTCAAACCCCACGATTAAATCGCATAACACGTGTAATAAGGTTAAAAATCCGCACCAAATCGAAAAAGTTCGATCTTTATAAATAAAATGAATTACCAAGCCCACAATTCCGGCCTGTATAAACGCGGGAACGAGATTGTGACTGTAGGTCATATGCACTTGCAGATTTTGAAACGTCGCATCGAACAAAGATGAAGGGAAAACGGGTTCTATTCCGAGAAACGCAAGAAGAAGCCAAAAAAATTCCGGAACGTTCGCACAAAGCAGTAAAATCCAAAACGGATATTTCTTAAATTTGCTATAAGGAAGAAGAGCGGATGCGTAGTGACCTAAAATCATATTTCTTTTTTTGTAACCACATAATGGATCAGATACATACCGAAGACATAAAATAAAACGAGGGTAATGATCAAAGAAGACATGAACTCGAACACTCCTATACGATTGAAAACGATCGATTTGTATTGATTCCGAATCCAATCCTTTGTCAAGAAATAATTCGTGAATCCGATTTCGGATATCTCCAAGTGTTTTTGTCAGATCTTTTATAAGACAGATTAGAATTTAGCCGATCGATTTCCTCTAACGTTTCCGTTTTACGAATCCTATATTTTGATCAAAAAATCGTATCCGATTTCGATTTCATCCTTTGCTTTTAAAAAAAGGATCGAGGGTTTTTCCAATTTGAAATCGCTAAACTTAATATTCACTTTTCCAAAAACTCGGATTTGTCCCGGTGCCTTGGGCTCGATCTTTGCCGAGGAATGAAATGCTTGAGTCAGTCCGCGAATCCTCAATTTTCCCTGAATAAGATACGTATCTCCGGTTGGAGAAACGGATTCGATAACCGCAATCATATCCGGAGTTTCAGGATATCCTAAAATCTCCTGAATATGGGAATCCCGATCTTCGTCTCCGGAATTCAATTTTAAAATCGGAATTTTGATTTGAAAAGGGGAACTGAGTTTGTATCCGATTCCGACTACAGCAATCTTTGGCGAATCGATTAAAACTTCCTTACAGATTCCGTGAACCTCTTTCATCGGATGAATTGCGATAAATGTAATTTCTTTTTTCAAAACTTCCGAGGCAAAGCTCGGCAAAGAACAAAACAAGAATATTAAGATTAGAAAGTATGTGTGATTTTTCATCCGTATTTCCATTTCCTTAAAACGAAATCCTAATCGAATATTTACAGCGCGTCCCAAAGCCTTATTTTACTTTATCAGAAAGATCAAGCTGCAAGAGCCTATCCTAATTTTGGAGCAGGTTCTTATCTTTTACAACAAATTTCCGTTACGATTTTTAAAATCCAGAAAAAACGGAATTTCCAACCGGGAAATACTTTAAACATTTACAGTGTATCCCAAAACCCCAGTTTACTTTGCCAGAAAGATCAAGCTGCAAGATTCTGTCCCAGTTTTGGGACAGAATCTTATAAATCACGATTGCTTTTTTCGTTTTATAGAGATCATCGCGATATCGTCCGAGAGTTCCGAAAATCCGGCGCTTCCGATACTTTTTCCGGTGTAATCATCCAAATCGTTTACGATGGATCGAATCACGTGATCCGGACTTTGATCCGCGTTGGTAACCAATATCTTATACAAACGCTCTTTTCCATACATCGTTCCCTGAGAATTTCTGGCTTCGTCAAGACCGTCGGTATATTGAAAGAACAAGTCGCCCGGATCCATCTGAAAGGATTTAGCTTCTATCGTGGTTTCAAAAAAAGAGTTTTCATCCATTCCGATCGGCAATCCTCCTCCCGGAAGTTCTCTCAATTTTTTTTCGGATGAATCGTATAACAACGGTTTTACGTGTCCCGCAGAAATGTATCTCATCTTTGCGGTGTTATGATCGTAGATCGCAATAAAAAACGTAACAAAGATATGATCCGGAGTATCGGAATAAAGATATTCGTTGAGTTCGAGAAGAATTTTTCGAAGATCCCTTTCTCCTTTGCGGAGAATGGATCTTACCTGAGCACGAAACAAAGACATGACAATCGCCGGACCAACTCCATGATTGGAAACGTCCCCTACACAAAGCGCGACTTCGTTTTTACCGAGTTCGATAAAATCATAATAGTCTCCACCAACTCCGGCCATCGCTTTGTAAAAAGCTCCGAACTCAACGGAATCACCCAAATTACTCGGAAGTTTATCCGGAAGCAGACGTTTTTGAATTTCTTCCGCGGCAAGAAGTTCCCCTTTCATCTCTTCTCTATCCTTCAAACCGTGAGTCATTTGATTGAGAGATTCGCTTAGAATTCCGATTTCGTCATAACCTGAGTATGGAAATTCCACGTCTAAGTTTCCCTTTCCCACCTCTTCCGTTTTATCGATGATGACCTTGATTCTTCTTGCAACGATCCAGGCTAGGATATATGCAAACAGGATAGCAAATCCTCCTATCAATGCCGTATAACGCAAAAGTTCTTCCCGGTTTTGTCGAATTTTTCGCAACCCTTCGGTGCGATCCAAGACGATGATGTTATATCCTAAATGATTTTTACGCAGAAGCTCGTAAGCAAGACCTTTCGATTCTTCTTCTTTTAAGTCCGCAAACAAAGGTGTGGAATCCAATACCCACATCCATTCTTCCGCTTCGCTCCTACTTCGGATTAAAATTCCGGAATCCAAAATCGGTAATTTTGAATTTGGAAGTTCCGTTTCGGAATTTCCGGCAAAAATCCATTCTCGAAGGAGCGCCCATTTTTTTTGAGTGATTTTTCTCTCGGCTTCGTCTTTCCAATAACGTCTCATCGTATTGGAATCGGATCTGTAGGGAAGAAACGCAAATTCGTCTAACGCGGCCTCTCTCAATGCCACAAACGCTTCCGGAGCTTGATACAAATTGATACTGCTCCAGTCGTCCTTGCTCGCGTCCATCCTCTCTATAGATTCCCGGATTTCTTCCGCTTTTGCCTCCAAGAAACGTATATTTTCCTGAATTTCTTCGGAAGATATTTTTTTCTCATCCTTTTTAACGGGCATCACTTCTTTTTTCTGCCAGATCAGGAGTTCTTCGTTTAAGGTTTTATATTGGTTTGTAAGCGAAGACTTTTCCGATTCCCATTCCTCTTCCTTTTTTTTTTGAGCTTTTTTGTACGGATTGAGTTCGTCTAACTTGGATTCTCTGGCTTTTAAAATTTTACGATATTGCGAATATAAATTTCTGAATTCAGAATCGTAGGAAGGTTTTGTTTTTCCCGTTTTTCTAAGTTCGCCGATTCTCGTTTTGAGCTTTTGCGAAAGTTCTCCGAGCTTTGCGGAAAATTTCCCGTCTTCCTCTAAATATTCTCTCCAACTCCCCATGCTTTCAGAAATTTCTTTAACAAGAATTTTGGATCGCTCGGCGGTACTCGGATTTCTAAAAACGGATCTGTATGATACCTCGTATTGTCTTCCGCCGACTTCGTAGTTTTCGGGTTTTTTGTATTCTTGAATCGTATCCAATCCTTCGGAACTCCGGAACAAACTCGAACGGTTTTCCTCAAATTCCTTCAATGATAGCAGCTTTTTTCCAGTTCCGAAGGATTGAGGGAATAACAATCCGGTGTCCAAGGTTTGTTTTCCGGAAGTGTCATACGCAAGAATCCGAACCTTATCCGGCAAAAGTCCCAAAGAACTGATCTTATCCTTATAAGCTCCTCTGAAAAAGTTCTGAAGATTTTTTGTGAGAGCTATTTCTCCTAACGCAGATTTTTTTTCCGATTCTGAAATATCCTTGTTGAGAGTTTTGTTTTCCTTAAAAAGCCGATCTCTGTCTAAAGTGAGGAT comes from the Leptospira sp. WS92.C1 genome and includes:
- a CDS encoding M48 family metallopeptidase, whose translation is MKRLIFFIGILIFGSSLMFLLYKEQIQTERSSTLAPFYQILGKPIRTMNRALTKVLSIDSLDEKEYGNAIRERFSELNNPGDKDYDYLNQLIVNLTVYKQKPFNYTVYIMEEGSPNAFALPGGVIFVTRGLLNTLKSEHELTSVLAHEIGHIEKSHCMDGIRFELLAKKIGTDTLGKLVDFAFQFMTRHSYNKTQEDEADEYAYELILNTAYDPGGVGLAFQRLEEYSPELGTKKAKLIGEYFQSHPHMDLRREKFSERAKLWWEEHPQDRKYKGERNLKSRITFETKNYDEEWVEGKDKSS
- a CDS encoding YceI family protein; its protein translation is MKNHTYFLILIFLFCSLPSFASEVLKKEITFIAIHPMKEVHGICKEVLIDSPKIAVVGIGYKLSSPFQIKIPILKLNSGDEDRDSHIQEILGYPETPDMIAVIESVSPTGDTYLIQGKLRIRGLTQAFHSSAKIEPKAPGQIRVFGKVNIKFSDFKLEKPSILFLKAKDEIEIGYDFLIKI
- a CDS encoding alpha/beta fold hydrolase gives rise to the protein MNGSDDRSPLILFPAMGVPGKFYVKVAIQLAQTGNIVYVVDLRGSGDSGPLPSRKNDFGYSDLIYKDWPAIVQAIRSKHPNKKPILIGHSLGGQLSSIYSGMFPQETEGLILVATCTPFFKHFPFPYFLLYAVFYCFSWIVSSLVGHFPGDRLKVMGRNAKRVMKDWSRVGITGMFRDSEGKSLESAFASIACPVLSISFSDDTYAPKNPVEAILKKIGSADITRFYVDPKKEGVDFIGHLGWLKHADVVTGKIGDWVLEKAK
- a CDS encoding PP2C family protein-serine/threonine phosphatase, whose protein sequence is MIPSKLFRKFLPGIRAKLSFFTAVLVVSMLAITSVIYYSQQHVALEEKMNSELKAPLEYVNTAVLDLENLSHSLILIEEFKIRVKEKKQELSKFKRKVLKKEGGLFGALKSIGVSIGLKVKYNYYHKSVDTYFTRYLSEKEIQEFETKVKGELRKENGASIDSKAYDNLIFLAKQTAIARIGVESSKLRIEEIEEELKVLESEIAASESNFKKKNILTLDRDRLFKENKTLNKDISESEKKSALGEIALTKNLQNFFRGAYKDKISSLGLLPDKVRILAYDTSGKQTLDTGLLFPQSFGTGKKLLSLKEFEENRSSLFRSSEGLDTIQEYKKPENYEVGGRQYEVSYRSVFRNPSTAERSKILVKEISESMGSWREYLEEDGKFSAKLGELSQKLKTRIGELRKTGKTKPSYDSEFRNLYSQYRKILKARESKLDELNPYKKAQKKKEEEWESEKSSLTNQYKTLNEELLIWQKKEVMPVKKDEKKISSEEIQENIRFLEAKAEEIRESIERMDASKDDWSSINLYQAPEAFVALREAALDEFAFLPYRSDSNTMRRYWKDEAERKITQKKWALLREWIFAGNSETELPNSKLPILDSGILIRSRSEAEEWMWVLDSTPLFADLKEEESKGLAYELLRKNHLGYNIIVLDRTEGLRKIRQNREELLRYTALIGGFAILFAYILAWIVARRIKVIIDKTEEVGKGNLDVEFPYSGYDEIGILSESLNQMTHGLKDREEMKGELLAAEEIQKRLLPDKLPSNLGDSVEFGAFYKAMAGVGGDYYDFIELGKNEVALCVGDVSNHGVGPAIVMSLFRAQVRSILRKGERDLRKILLELNEYLYSDTPDHIFVTFFIAIYDHNTAKMRYISAGHVKPLLYDSSEKKLRELPGGGLPIGMDENSFFETTIEAKSFQMDPGDLFFQYTDGLDEARNSQGTMYGKERLYKILVTNADQSPDHVIRSIVNDLDDYTGKSIGSAGFSELSDDIAMISIKRKKQS
- a CDS encoding helix-turn-helix domain-containing protein; amino-acid sequence: MNDFLIFGIFFGGFLALGASAGQLVTENKDPRKYLLSALMFCTGVWQIYLGTLYYGVLEGRGAFFKMSHLPLAFCVGPFLYLFLREIVDPKLRFEKKSWIHLIPALIILLFLIPLQFEDLPTKIQLESFSHDLFQDIKSFPKLIHKDGGLNLYLYAVAWLIPFPKISLMTYSGMLIYSILKFWNRKDSIWLRMRLPVMICLFLILIASFNAWIDHFLAGETYLKLAGFVASACVFVLYLLDRRYFEPLRIRNKTREYKHSRIKSLDKRSLRDAILILMDTEKLFLTEDLSLQMLSHELSENGFEINPSQLSEFINGEFDKNYNQFLNEYRIEEACIMLLAEPKRSILSIALAAGFNSKSTFNRVFKQIRKITPLEHRETNQRT